Genomic window (Plasmodium knowlesi strain H genome assembly, chromosome: 9):
TACGAAAAGGAGATTTGCATAGAGATGAGGAGCACCTTACGAACGAGTCTCTACGCGCAGAAGGGGGGGCCTACAAGATGGTTACTCATTGGTTTAAAGGATTATTCATTTCATCTACATTATTCCCTTCACTCCTGTCTGCCCCCTCTTTTGCTATCGTTTCAtctattttatattttatattgtCTATTTTCTGCACCCTCTTCTGGGCACTCCTCCGTTTTCATTACCACTGTTGGCCGTCAGGTAATTATTCGATTCCGGGTTGGCATTAGAAAAAGCATTGTCTGATTCGAGGTCGAAGTTCTTATTCAATTTAatcttgtttttttctttgaagaaatttattctcatttttttttttttttttttttttagaatgacCCTCACCTAAAAATCATTTTCGATATTTACTCCTtagatatatgtgtaaaataaTGCGATTTCGGAACATCAATTATTTCCTTCCGTCCGTATTATTTGCTTCTGTCGATTTGGTTCGTGTCACGAGGGCTACTGATCATTTGGTTGTTGTTCCAACTTCTTCTAGTTTCTTCACTCCTTTTCGTTTACAGATCGGCTCTTCCCACTATCAATTGGGGTGCTATACACagtgctgttttttttttttttttctctttttttcttcctagtTTCACCTCCTCCTATCGCTATACATCATATAACAATTACTGATGGGAGGATTTGGCTGTGAACTATGCAACTGGTTTAGGCCATTTAGGTGGGCTACTCCTTATGGCAGTTTTATCCTTTCATATTTGCTAAAATCACACAAAGTCAAAAGGTTTCCACAAATGtttataaaacaaaaaaaaaaaagaaaaaaggaaaagaagagaattCTTGTAAAAAATCAGGGCCAACACTATACAAAgatattattattacatcattaaatAATACTACAGAAGGCGTGCTCAAATTTCACCCCTAAATTTTCCgattggaattttttttttttttttttttcttcttttagaTTAGTATAGAATCTTAACTGCGTGAAATTCGCTTGTGTGGTGTACTTGGGGACTCCGCAAGAGTTGGAGCAGGATTTGCATGAACACACAtaacgtatgtatatgcatgtacaggCATATGTACTGTACGGACGTGTACACTCATACACTGCGCGTTGCTATAATTGCATGGAGGCCAGAGATGCGCGCATAACGCCCATTGATAGAAGGCTGTCGGagaattgttaaaaatgggcagccaaaaaaatggtacacataaaaggaaaaaaaaaaaaaaaaaaaaaaaaaaaggaagtttcgAGAAGGGCGTATTAGGGAAGACCATTCAGAtagggaaaaatgaacatgcaTCATACACGGCGAGGGAATTTTCCAATGGGGTTAATTACtcaggcaatttttttttttgcaagcGGTCCCCACAAAAATTGCCGAGTGAATGCGCGTACATTATAATACAGTGCATGTGTAATTATAACAGTGCGCAATGTTTAGGAAATCGTGTAATctcactgaaaaaaaaaaaaaaaaaaaaaaaaaaaagaactcgTTATACTGAACTGCGCAGAAGTGACTGCGTGCACAAATGTCTGCTTAGGCGAGTTCGCTGTGCGCACAAATAGGTACAAAAagggttttccttttccacccACGTAAAGAATGTTGCGGCAATTATTGCGCGTTTTAAAAACAGTCGAATTGGTGTGCGCGCAGGTTTCCTCACTTTcgttattttcctcctcacaGCTTTGGGTGcccatatacatatacgcacGTTCGTGCGCACCCAGGGAGGATGGCGTGGGAGGAGCGGATCGGGCGAATCGCGCTATTCGCATGCGCCATAGGCGAGAAATAATTTTGTGGCAATAATATTTTACCAAATGAATGGATGAAGTAAACCGTTACTTCTCTGCAAACGTACGTACGCCGTTTTTCCAGCGCGCCGTTGTTTGTTTCGTCAGCTCGGATGAAGTGACaacgaaaaaaggaggtgTGTACAgaggaaagagaaatgtacacacatatgtgcgTAGGTATAAGCATACATGTGCGCGGTTAATGCGATGGAACTTCCTCTGGAAGTAGCAAcaaacaaggagaaaaaaatagaaaaaaaaaaaaaaaatgtagaactagtgtgtgcaaaaaaaaaaaaatatatcattttGGATTTCAATGAAAGATAAATTgaagtaaattttttttttttttttttttttaatcccgTGGACCCTTGCCTTattaaaagaggaagggatgCCTGAGTGGAGGTTGCTTACCCCAATGCGTCCATATTTGTCGGAGTTACGGGCCAAATGGAGGGATGACCTTCGTTAGGCATGTACGCAAGCACACTGCTTGATTTCACCTGCTAGCTTTCGCTTGCACACATTTATATAACTGCATGTGTGTagccctccccccccctctggTATGGGGTTAATATTCCATGTACGAGACGGGGGTGTAACCGTAGAAGTAGTTGGACACGTggacatttttgtttttcctgtgGTACCAGTTGATGTAAGGCAAATTCCAACCCTCGAACTCATCGTCGTAATTACGTCGATCGCGAAGCGTGTAGTAGCGGCACATTCGTATGTACTCGAATCGAGTTCGCCTTGCCTTCATGCGCGAAAACTGATAATAGTGCACCTTGGCAATTTTATAATTCATGGCTTTTAGTAAATCCATCTGCAACAAGGTCTCTGCTGTTAAGTCAATGGTCCTAACGTAGTACTGGTGATATGAGAAGCACATCCATACCAGTTTTTTAGTCTTCTCTAAAATGTCTAATGGGATCCCACCTttatatccattttttacatgcGCAATACGaagttttattaaatgccacGATACCTTTTGGACAAACTTCCtgtccttccttctttggtGTTCTTCATCTGCATGCAGATTCTGCAAATTCTTTAATACCCTTTTGAGACCTTTAGGCAAATTATCATAAaggcttctttttttgtacctTAAATAGGTCCTTACGATAGTTACCATTTGCAGTACCTTCTTATTCTCCTTCTCTAATAAATGGATTTTCTCCTCATCCTTCAATTCCCCATGCAACCGCAGAAGGAGTTTGTGGATGACGAACCAATTAATGTGGTTTTCCCCTAGGAGGAAGTATCCGTAGAGAAGCTTTATACAATCTGTTGCTGATAGAGGGACTTTGAATTTTATTTGCTCAATTTGATTCTCCAATGTGAGTTCCTCACTTATGGTGGattgttccttttcgtttGGATTAATCGTTCTCTCTTCGATAGTAGTACTGGAGTCTCCCCCTCCGAGTTGCCCCATAGGACAGACATAAAAGAGTGCAGAGTTCACCTTGCAAAGGGAATCGTTATCCATCCTGGATAGCAAAGTGAGGTAAAGGAATGAATTCACCGAAAGGTGTGCACTCAAATGAGGAGCGTCCCTAAGTGACCTTACGATAGTATCCACAATAGTATGGTTTTTAAACTTCTGGATATACAGACTTCTCAGTATGAGCACAATTTCTTCATCGCTGATTATGAGGGGCCTTCCCGGTGGTGCTGAGGTCAAGTAACATTTGTTCAGTAGGGAGAACAGACGATCGAATAATTCATCGTTCATAGCATTCACATAATTATACACTTCAAGTGTGGTTAAAATGGTAGCCTTGTCCAGGAGGAAACTGTCATCATTTGTGCATTTGCCATCTCCATTATCATCACTTCGACAGATCCCCTCGTTTAGTAAATGTAGCATGCGCTCACTTAAGAGAGACACAATGTTGAGatcttgaatttttttataaaaaagagaCATAATGTAGATTAATATGTTCaagaatttttcttccatttgaatTGGTCTACCTTTCACACTTCTCCCTTCCTGTTCCGCTTCACTGGTAATGCCCTTTAAGTAGGCGTGCAAATGGTagtccattttatttgtctttatgtatttatttatcaCGTCGTATAAATCCTTTTCACACTTGAAAAAGGCACTCCAGCTCTTACTCACTTTGAACAAatcctttcctccatttGTTTGGATATTTACATCCACAGAACTCGGACAAATTCCGTATACGTTTTGGATATGCTGAATGATTTCTTCACTGGGGGAGAGACTACTGCGCTTGCGATATGGTGGTTCCTCCATCCCCCTAACTTCTTCGGCGGCCTTACTGTTCGCTTTTCCATCAATCGAACTGTCACCGAAATGTCTTTTAAAAACGCAGTagaaattcttcttttcatccgGCCACAAGTTCGCATGGAACATACGCTTCCCCTTCCGCAGCGCCCACCGCTGAAACATTCTATTGCGGTACGGGGCTAGCATGGTCCACGTGAAGAAGTTCACATAGGGTAACTTTGCATAGGACACTTCGCATAAGGCAACTCACATAGGGTACACCTCATAGGATAGTCACCCCCGAAAAGCAGCATTATCTGCGCAAAAACATCCAGGGGAAGGGTTACCTTCGCCTGCTCACAGCTCTTCCCTTTCTTGTTAACCTATCTGCTCACGTATCATACacatgcttcttctttttttttctttttttttttcttgttttctgCATCAGTATATCCTTGCCCTCCGTCGTAAAGTTATTCACACGCGCTCGTGTTCAGGGCATCCCCAATAGGGTTCTTCTCTCACATTCTCCTCCAATTGTGTGAcctctttattattttattttatttttttttttttgagaaccCATTAGCCGCTCTGCGTAGAAAGTGTTAAGGAGGTTGCTGCAAATCGGTTCTCGTAGCCCCAGGAATGTGAAACTGAGCACGTGGCTCCTCACTGTTTCGTTTcgtttcttgtttttttttttatttttttctctttttggtttcttcttcactttccTCTTTGAAGGAGGCTATTGACCCGGGAGACCCAaccttttttcgtttttctcccTTGTTTTTCCATGCTTCTACGTGCGTGGTTCCCCAAACTGCACACGCTCGAGCAGTGCATTGGTTGGTGTAAGCGTAGGTACGATAGATAAACGCAtcatggaaaggaaaaaaaaacaaaaaaaaaaaagaaacacacGCTGGTACCTATCGGAATCCCAGAACGTGGATCACCACTTAAAAATACCACTTGAAATTACCACTTGAAAAACACCAATATAAA
Coding sequences:
- a CDS encoding RAP protein, putative, coding for MLAPYRNRMFQRWALRKGKRMFHANLWPDEKKNFYCVFKRHFGDSSIDGKANSKAAEEVRGMEEPPYRKRSSLSPSEEIIQHIQNVYGICPSSVDVNIQTNGGKDLFKVSKSWSAFFKCEKDLYDVINKYIKTNKMDYHLHAYLKGITSEAEQEGRSVKGRPIQMEEKFLNILIYIMSLFYKKIQDLNIVSLLSERMLHLLNEGICRSDDNGDGKCTNDDSFLLDKATILTTLEVYNYVNAMNDELFDRLFSLLNKCYLTSAPPGRPLIISDEEIVLILRSLYIQKFKNHTIVDTIVRSLRDAPHLSAHLSVNSFLYLTLLSRMDNDSLCKVNSALFYVCPMGQLGGGDSSTTIEERTINPNEKEQSTISEELTLENQIEQIKFKVPLSATDCIKLLYGYFLLGENHINWFVIHKLLLRLHGELKDEEKIHLLEKENKKVLQMVTIVRTYLRYKKRSLYDNLPKGLKRVLKNLQNLHADEEHQRRKDRKFVQKVSWHLIKLRIAHVKNGYKGGIPLDILEKTKKLVWMCFSYHQYYVRTIDLTAETLLQMDLLKAMNYKIAKVHYYQFSRMKARRTRFEYIRMCRYYTLRDRRNYDDEFEGWNLPYINWYHRKNKNVHVSNYFYGYTPVSYMEY